A single Lentimicrobiaceae bacterium DNA region contains:
- a CDS encoding DUF4384 domain-containing protein: MRKKLLISGFLFWIISVTSFAQIIEVNNFPFQLLTTDISPNDAIRKTIKEALSACIQQKMGVSVIDLTNFQRTETNSTYKEYFNNFMMQFSLGYVSGYEIIDTIQNLQSGGVIETTIKMNIRLRQPQSEDPFGLYAKTNASFFHNQDQLFMEYSVKKPGYIYIFDMTWKDEVGLLVESQEKIEQNRKYIFPPETWPFKLVMEKEAKNDFEFGCMIILISRTPLNFGIKPLGSHPGANSFISIREFFEIINVMHGEYSIKYIPYCIE; this comes from the coding sequence ATGAGAAAAAAATTACTGATAAGCGGATTCCTGTTCTGGATTATTTCAGTAACCTCTTTTGCACAAATCATTGAGGTGAATAATTTTCCATTTCAGTTGCTAACTACTGACATCAGCCCTAATGATGCAATAAGGAAGACTATCAAAGAAGCCCTATCAGCTTGTATTCAGCAAAAAATGGGCGTTTCTGTGATTGACCTTACTAATTTTCAACGGACAGAAACCAATTCAACCTACAAGGAATACTTCAACAATTTTATGATGCAATTTTCACTGGGTTATGTATCAGGATACGAAATTATAGACACAATCCAAAATCTGCAAAGCGGTGGCGTGATTGAAACAACCATCAAAATGAACATCCGGTTGCGACAGCCTCAATCTGAAGACCCTTTTGGATTGTATGCTAAAACCAATGCCTCTTTTTTCCATAACCAAGACCAGCTTTTTATGGAATATTCCGTAAAAAAGCCCGGCTACATCTATATTTTCGACATGACATGGAAAGACGAAGTAGGCTTGCTCGTAGAATCACAGGAAAAAATTGAGCAAAACCGCAAGTACATTTTTCCACCCGAAACCTGGCCATTTAAATTGGTGATGGAAAAAGAAGCTAAAAACGATTTTGAATTTGGCTGCATGATTATCCTCATTTCCCGGACACCATTAAATTTTGGAATAAAACCACTTGGATCACATCCTGGTGCTAACAGTTTTATCAGTATTAGGGAATTTTTTGAAATTATTAACGTGATGCATGGCGAATATAGCATTAAATATATTCCTTATTGTATTGAATAA